A genomic segment from Triticum urartu cultivar G1812 unplaced genomic scaffold, Tu2.1 TuUngrouped_contig_5487, whole genome shotgun sequence encodes:
- the LOC125529288 gene encoding probable cinnamyl alcohol dehydrogenase 1: MAAESQTETGNCSAWAAKDPSGILSPHSFNRRTVRHDDVSLRITHCGVCYADVIWTKNRHNDSVYPLVPGHEIAGVVTEVGSDVKGFKLGDHVAVGTYVNSCRDCDNCNSFLENHCSKFVFTFNGVDTDGAVTKGGYSTHIVVHERYCYKIPDGYPLEKAAPLVCAGITVYTPMTRHNMNQPGKSLGVIGLGGLGHMAVKFGKAFGLKVTVLSTSESKRDEAISVLGADNFVVSSDKKQMESLKNSLDFIVDTASGDHPFDPYLALLKVGGVMALVGFPGEIRVHPATLNLGARTLSGSVTGGTKDTQEMMNFCAANKIYPEIEVIKIDYVNEALERLVNRDVRYRFVIDIEGSFK; the protein is encoded by the exons GACTGTACGACATGACGATGTCTCTTTGAGGATCACGCATTGTGGTGTCTGTTACGCCGATGTTATCTGGACAAAAAATAGGCACAATGACTCGGTGTACCCTTTAGTCCCTGG GCATGAAATTGCTGGAGTTGTAACTGAGGTTGGTTCAGATGTCAAGGGCTTCAAACTGGGCGACCATGTGGCTGTCGGGACATATGTCAACTCATGCCGTGACTGTGACAACTGCAATAGCTTCCTCGAGAACCACTGCTCAAAGTTTGTTTTCACTTTCAATGGTGTCGATACGGACGGTGCTGTCACAAAGGGAGGATATTCCACTCACATTGTAGTTCATGAACG GTACTGCTATAAAATACCTGATGGCTATCCATTGGAAAAGGCAGCACCTTTGGTTTGTGCTGGGATCACTGTGTACACTCCGATGACGCGACATAACATGAACCAGCCGGGAAAGTCACTGGGTGTCATTGGTCTTGGTGGGTTGGGTCACATGGCAGTGAAATTTGGGAAAGCCTTTGGCCTGAAGGTGACTGTTCTTAGTACAAGTGAATCGAAAAGAGATGAAGCAATCAGCGTTCTTGGTGCAGATAATTTTGTGGTGTCATCAGATAAAAAACAGATGGAG TCCCTGAAAAATTCTTTGGACTTCATTGTCGATACTGCCTCTGGTGACCACCCATTTGACCCTTATCTCGCACTTCTGAAAGTTGGTGGCGTAATGGCGCTAGTTGGCTTTCCTGGAGAAATCAGAGTGCATCCTGCAACACTTAATCTGG GTGCACGGACTTTGTCTGGTAGTGTGACTGGAGGCACGAAGGACACCCAGGAGATGATGAACTTCTGCGCGGCAAACAAAATCTACCCAGAGATTGAGGTTATAAAGATAGACTACGTCAACGAGGCCCTTGAGAGGCTTGTCAACCGGGATGTGAGGTACCGGTTTGTAATCGACATAGAGGGCTCTTTCAAGTAA